ACCTTCGGGATGCGTCCCGGGATCCTGTTGGTCTCCCATCGTCGGAGAGTGATTCCGATGTGCCCCAGGAGCAGCCCGATTCACCGGAACCGGCTCAGGATGTTCTCCAGGCAGATGTCTTTCTTGTGCCCGACGATGCCAGACCAGGCGATGTCGGGCGCGACTCCGCCTGGTCCGATGAGGGGCTTCTTTTTGAATCTTCTGCTTTGCCCCTGCCGCTGCCTCCCCCGGCTGTTTTTTCGCTGGCAGATAGGGTGATTCCTGGTCCTGCCGCACCGCCTGTGGGGGATGGAATAGCAGCTCTCCCGCTTCCCGAGCTGCCTCCGGGGGATCCCCTCCCGGAGATCCTGGATCATCAGAGTCTGTCAGAGTCGCCGGAGCCGGAGCCAGAGTCAGAGCCGGAGCCACCACAGCCAGCACCAGCACGGCCAGCGTCGCCAACACCAGCACCACCACAGCCAGCACAGCCAGAGCCAGCACAGCCAGCACCAGCACGGCCAGCGTCGCCAACACCAGCACCACCACAGCCAGCGTCGCCAACACCAGCACCACCACAGCCAGCGTCGCCAACACCAGCACCACCACAGCCAGCGCCTCGGGAGCAAGAAGTTTCCCCGGGATCGCTCCTGGTTCTGCTCCTTCCTGGCAGGACCTGGTTGTATCGCGAGAGCACACCGCCCCTTCGCCTGGTGAGAAGAGAGGGCGAGGGCCGCCAAACCCGCTTTACCTTTCAAGTGCCCGACTCTGTCGAGGTCGGCGAAGATCTGGTGATCGCCTTCGCCATGCAGGACCTCTCCACGGGAGAATCGGTCGTCAAGGAACGGCGTCTGCAGGTTGTCCCGCCTCCGGAAGAGACTCCCCGCATTGATCTCTCGTCCCTGCCGGCGCCCGAGCCATCGGATTCTGCTGTGCCGGAAGGTGCCGGCGAGAGGGACTCCGATGGAAGAGCTCTTTCCCTGGAAGCAGCGCCTTCGGCAGGAGATGCTCTCCGGAATGAGAGGGCAGACGTGCAGGGTTCCTCCGGGAGCGATCAGGCCCTTTCGGACCACGAGCTCTATCGAAAGGCCCGGCTCTATGAGTCTCCGGGGCCGGAACGGGATCTGGTTCGGGCACGGCGGCTCTATGCCGAACTTCTTCGGGACCACCCCTTGAGCGACCACTGGGATGATGCCAAGGTCCGTCTGGAGTTCCTGGAGCGGCATTTCTTTCACCTCCGCTGATCTTCTTTGAGGTTTTCGTCGTGAAGCGTGGAATCCTCCGGGAGGTACGCATTGACAGGACGGCGTCTTTTACCTATAACTATCCTTCGACCTTGATTGTTCTAGGATTGGATACGATGGTATGTTGGACAGGCTGAGCGACAGATTAAACAACGTAGTACGAAGTGTCTCCGGAAAGAGCCGCATCACCGAGCAGAATATTGCTGATGCCGTGGAGGAGATCAAAGTCGCGCTTCTGGAAGCCGACGTAAATCTCAAGGTAGTCCGCCGCTTTGTGAGCCGTACGGTTCGGGAGGCCTCGGGTGAATCGGTGCTGCGCTCCGTTTCGCCGGGGCAGCAATTCGTCAAGGTCGTCTACGACAAGCTGGTGGAGTTCCTGGGGGACGAGCGGCAGGATCTCGCCCTGCGCGGTCCCGATGTCCCCAGTGTTATTCTTTTTGCCGGTCTTCAGGGATCGGGAAAAACAACCTCTGCGGCAAAGTTGGCCCTGCGGTTAAAGAAGGAGGGGCGGAGGCCCCTTCTTGTTGCTGCTGACCTGGTGCGGCCTGCCGCAGTTGACCAGTTGCAACAACTGGGCGAGCGGATCGGCATCCCTGTGGAGGCCATCCCTGGCAGCAAAGACCCCAAGGCTGTAGTTAAAGCGGGGTTGGCGCGGGCAAAGAAAGAGCAGCTCAACGTCGTTATCATCGATACGGCGGGCCGGATGCAGGTCGATGAAGCCCTGATGGAGGAGATTCGGCAGGTTTCTGCTCTGGCAAAACCCGACGAGCGAATCCTCGTGGCTGATGCCATGACGGGACAGAATGCGGTAGAGGTAGCCCGGGCGTTTCACGAGAGTGTGGATCTTACGGGGGTTATCCTCAGCAAGTTCGACAGTGATACCCGGGGTGGGGCAGCGCTCTCCATCAAGACAATCGCAGGAACCCCGATCAAGTTCATCGGAACCGGTGAGGGCGTCGAGGATCTGGAACCCTTTTATCCCGAGAGGATTGCTTCCCGCATTCTCGGAATGGGTGATGTGGTCTCTCTTGTCGAGAAGGCCCAGGAGACGATCGGCGCCGATGATGCCGAGCGTTTGCAGAAGAAGATACGCTCCGCTACCTTTACCCTGGAAGATTACCTGGAGCAGTTCCAGCGGGTCCGGAAAATGGGTTCGGTTCAGTCGCTTCTGGAGATGATCCCGGGAATGAAGGGGAACATTGATCCCGATCAGCTTGATATGGATCAAATGAAGCGGGAGGAGGCGATTATCCTTTCCATGACCCGGGAAGAACGGCATAATCACCGGATTATCGGTATGTCCCGACGGAAGCGTATCGCTGCCGGGAGTGGTTCCTCTGTTTTCGAGGTGGGCCAGCTGATAAAACGGTTTGACAAGATGCGGGCAATGATGAAGAAGGTTTCAAAGAACAAGAAGTACCAGTCCCAGCTGATGGCTCAGATGGGGCACCGGTAAGATTCTGAGGAGGAAGTTCGTGAGTACAAAAATTCGCCTGAAGCGATTCGGTTCCAAAAAACGTCCCTTTTACCGCATTGTGGTGATGGACAGCCGGGCTCCCCGGGATGGTCGGGCTCTGGAAGAAATTGGTGTGTACCATCCTATCGCGGCCGATGCCGAAGCTCAGGTTCGGTTCGACGAGGAGAAGGTCAAGGAATGGCTTCAAAAAGGAGCTCGTCCCACCAACACCGTGCGCAAACTGTTGAACAACAATAACGTAACGGTGAAATAATTCGCCTCTCCAGGCAGGAGTAGTTTGGTGGAAAGAGATTTAGTTGAATACATCGCAAAGGCCCTGGTCGATGAGCCCGATGCGGTCGTGGTAAATCAGATCGAGGGTGAAAAATCAACGATTCTGGAGCTGAAAGTCAATCCCGATGATATCGGGAAGGTTATCGGCAAGCACGGCCGGATCGCCAAATCGATCAGGACACTTCTGAGCGCAGCTTCCACGGGAACGGGGAAGCGGGTCGTTCTGGAAATCCTTGACTGATCGACAGGAGAGCGCCCTGGCCATGGTTGCCATCGGTGCTGTCCGTCGGCCCCATGGTGTGCGAGGCGCGGTCAAGGTTTTTTCCTTCTCCGGCGAGATCGCCCATTTTGAGGGATTGTCCCGGGTTGAGTTGCGGCGCAAGGATAAGGTTTGGTCTGCCAATGTGGAGAAGGTTCTTCTCCAGGGAGGCGTTCCTCTCCTCTGGTTTTCGGGGGTTACCACGCCGGAGCAGGCAAGGGATCTGGCGGGTGCCGAGATTTGGGTGCCCCGGGATCAGGCAGCTCCCTGCGGCAGTAATGAATACTACATTACCGACCTGGTGGGGATGACGCTCCTTTCCGGGGGTGATTCCTGCGGTGAGATCATTGCCGTCGTTGACGGCCTGCAGGCCCCGCTCCTTGAGGTGAAGCGTGAAACCGGAACGGTGTTGATCCCCTTCATGTCTCAATATGTGGGAGATGTTGACACCGAAAAACGAACAGTGGAGTTGCTGGTGCCGTGGCTGATGGATACGGAATAACGGTTCTTACGCTCTTCCCCGAACTGGTGGAGGAGTACTTTCGCACCTCCATTGTGGGGAAGGCGGCTGATCGCGGGGCCCTGATCCCGAAGGTGATAAACATCAGGGATTTTTCGCAGGACCGTCATCGCAGTTGTGACGACGCTCCCTACGGGGGTGGTGCCGGAATGGTTCTGATGGCGGAGCCTCTCGCAACGGCCCTTGATTCAGTTGACGCAAAGGCCCGACACGTGGTATTTCCCACACCGTCGGGGCGTCCCTTTCGTCAGCGCGACGCCCTCCGGCTCTCCCGGCAGAAGGAAATCGTCCTCATCTGCGGGCGCTACGAGGGGATCGATCAGAGGATCGTCGACGAATACGTGGACGAGGAGTTCACGATTGGTGATTACGTGCTCTCCTCGGGAGAGCTGGCGGCAATGGTGGTAATCGATGCGGTTTACCGATTGCGCGAGGGAATGTTGCGGCCCGAGAGCGTTCTGGAAGACAGTTTCCAGGATGGGTTGCTGGAACACCCTCATTATACACGGCCGGAGGTCTTTCGGTCCCGGAAGGTCCCGGAGATTTTGCTCTCGGGCCACCACGCCCGCATTGCCCAGTGGCGGCGGGAACAGCAGGTGATCAGGACGGCACGAAACCGCCCTGATCTTTTGCAGAACCTTTCGCTTACTGAAGCGGAACAGATACTGACGGAATCAATCCTGGAAAAGGAGTCGCACCATGGATGTAATTAAGGCGGTCGAGGCCGCTCACGTAAAAGAAAACGCAGAGAATTTTCGGATTGGGGACACCGTAAAGGTTCACTTCCGTATCGTTGAGGGTCAGACCGAGCGTATCCAGATCTATGAAGGGCTGGTAATCGCCCTGAATAACTCGGGTTTGCGCCGAACCGTGACAGTCAGAAAACTGAGCTACGGCGTTGGCGTGGAACGGATTTTCCCCCTCCACAGCCCCCGGGTTCAGCAGATTGAAATGGTGCGACGCGGACGTGTTCGCCGGGCGAAGCTCTATTATATCCGCAACCGTGTTGGAAAAGCGGCAAAAGTTGCCGAGCTGGTACGGCGGAAAGAGCGATAAATTCCGCCCGGGGTCCGGAGTTCTCTCCTCTTCGGGGGGGAGTTTTCGGAAACAGTCGGAATATACGGGTCGGAGATTTCCTCCGTCTCACGGCCTTCCCTGGAGCGCGGCCTGAAGAGGTGACGCTGCGGGGGGGCGGGCTCCGCCTGACTGTGGCTTCCACGGGGGCCATCCCTCTGGGGGAAAGCCGGATTTTTCAGGTCTCCTCTCTTCAGCCGGAGTTGCGCTTGCAGCTCCTTCCGGAATCAGCCTCTCTTCCCGTTTCCGGGAACCACCAGATTGATCGCAAGGATGTTTCCGGAGACGCTCCGGGTCTCCTGCAACGCCTGGCGGCTTCCTTTCTGGACGATCTCCCAATATCCCCGCAGCAAGTACGATCCCTGAGTGTCCTGGCGGTATCGTTATGCCGGAAACTCTTTCGGAATTCCCGTGGCAGCCGGGATGGTTCATGGACTGCTTCGGAAGTTCAGGTCTCTTCTCGAGTCCAGGGTGCGATTGAGCTCGTCTCCAGGGGTATAGGTACCTCGCGACGGCCGCTGTCCTGGACCGCCCGGAACCAGGCCCGTGATCTGGTGTGCTGGCTCTCCCGGGGAAAGGTCCTCCCTCGGGACGGGGCGGCTTCCCGAAAAGACGTTCCCCGGGGAAGGCCCTCCCGGGCTGCCTCCCGGGTCGAGGCTGATCATCCTCTCCGCCCGGTCTTGCATCGCCAAGTGGTGGAGCCGACCCACGCCCTCCAGTTGTTTAACGCACTCCCCGCTTCGGATGACCTTCACTGGGTTGTGGTCCCCCTGCGGGGCTGGCTTGATTCTCTGGAACCGGCTCCCGGGCAAGGTGGTCTGGAGGATCATCCCTCCCTGGATGCCCTGCTCAAGGTAGGATGGCACCGGAAGAAAGGTCGTCCCGTTTCGGCTTTTCTCTCGGCAACGCGCGAAGATGGCCGATCCTGGTGGTTTCAGTGGGATCTGATTCCCCTTCCGGGGGGTGTGAGCCCCCGGTTGGTTGATCTGGGGGGCGAGACTGATGCCATCCCGCAAGACTTGCTTGCCCGTCTGGGATTTTCAGGGCATACTGGGAGCGTTAAAAAACGTTATGAGGGGGGCGGGACGGCCCAAAAGCGGGGAGGCGAAGCAGAACAGAGTGGGATTGACACCTATGGATGAGCAGGTTGCCGCGGCGATACGCTACGATTCATCCCTTCCGGCTCCTTTTGTGGTAGCCCGGGGCAAGGGAGAGCTTGCGCGCAAAATGCTTTCGATGGCTCGGGCAGCAGGAGTTCCGGTTCGCAGTGACGCCGATCTGGCGGAGCGTCTCGTCTGGTTAACCCCCGGAGAAGCAATTCCCCAGGAACTCTTCTTTCCTGTTGCAGAAATCCTCTCCTTTGTGCTTCGTCTGGACCCCTCCGGGGCAGTCCCGGATTCCCTGGATATCCGTGGACAATAGAGGCAGAACATGAAAAAAATTCCGGTGGATCAGATCGAGGCTGGGCAGCGCTTTTCCCGGCCCGTTTACATAGACGAAGACAACCTCTTTGTCCCCGAGGGGATTCCGGTCCGTGAACGCGATCTGGCACGGTTGCGAAAGTGGGAGATCACCAGCCTCTATTGCGATGGGGCGGAAATATCGGAAGATCCCCAGGCAGCCCTGAACGCCTTCTTTCTGCGGGCCTTTACAAGTCCTCGCCAAAAGGCAATAACAGCGAACTACAATTCCCTGAGGTCAACGGTTCTCGAGATTTTTGGGCGGCTCCGGGCCGAGGAAGCGGTGGAACAAGACGAGGTCTATCGCGTTGTGAACCGGTTGTTGCAACTTCTCGATGTTCATCCGAACGATGTTGTTCAGTATATGCTATACGGAATGCAGGGGGAGGCGGGAGAAGTAGAAAACGCCCTGAACACGGCCATACTGGCAGCCCTGGTGGGAAGAAAGATGCAGCTACCCCGCCACCGCCTGATTCTCCTGGTTACTGCGGCGGTCTTGCACGATGTGGGAATGTTGCGAATCCCCCAGGAAATTCTCTCGAAAGAAGGAAAATTAACTCCTGAAGAGCGTCGCCAGATCCAGACGCACCCCATCTACTCCTACAAGATCATCACCCGGGAGATCGGTTTTCCCGAAGAGGTGGGCATCCCTGCCTTGCAGCACCAGGAGCGATGGGACGGCAACGGCTATCCCCGGCGCATCGCCCGCGACTCCATCCTTCTGGAGGCGCGTATTATCGCCGTCGCCGATTCCTTCGTTGCCATGGTATCAAATAAACCCTACCGTCTTTCCATGATCGGCTACACGGCCATTCGAAATCTCCTGAGTGATAACGGAACCCGCTTTGATCCCGACGTCCTGAAAGTGTTTATTCAGGTTTTGGGTATTTATCCGATCGGGAGCATCGTGCTCCTGAGCGATGCCTCGGTCTGCCGTGTTCTGAAAAACCGGAGTTCAGCTCCCCTGAAGCCGCTGGTGAAAGTGATCATCGACGCCGATGGCCGGGAGTTTGTCGATGACGATGGCCCGGAAATCGATTTGGGAGAAACCAAATCGGTCTTCATCGTCCGGGCAGTAGACGCCAACTCTCTGGCGGCGCAGCATCGGAACCGGTAAGAGCTTCTTGAAAAGCACCTACCAGAAAGGACAGGCCGGTGAAGCCCGGGCAACGGCCTGGCTGGAGCAAAAAGGTTGCCAGATTCTCGCAAGAAACTTCAGGTGTCGCGCCGGTGAGGTCGATATAGTAGGTGAAGACGGTGCAACGCTACTCTTTGTCGAGGTCAAGGCGTGGCGTTTCTTCCCGGAGGATGCCCTGGAGAGGGTTCTGGGACCGCGCAAGCAGGCGCGCATCGTGGGGGCTGCGCGGGTCTTCTTGCAGCAGAACCCGCAGTTCCGGGACCGGAGTTTCCGGTTTGACGTACTATGTGTAGATGAAGGAGCTGGAACGGTCCGGCACATCCAGGGAGCGTTTGAGGCGCCATGCCCAGAGTAGCAAAGCCATACGATCCAGTACGAATCGCCTTCCTCAAGACCTGCATCAGAGATCCCGCCTATGTGGATGGAGCAATCGATCGTCTGGCGGGGCGAATTTCTGATCGCCTGCTGGGGCTGGATGCGCCTCCCGGTCTTGTTGCCTCCCCCGGTCATCGCCGGATGAGCTCCTCCAGCATGGAGAGGGAGCTTCTTCGCAATCCCGACGAATAGGGGCCCTGGACGATCTCTCCCAGGGCATACACAAGGTCAGGGATCTCGGGTTCCCAGGCCTGGGGAATCATGTTCCGGGCCGCCTGGAGGAGCCGGTGGATTTCCTCCTCGGGGCCGCCCCTGCGTGTGGCCTGTCGTAACGATGCTGCTATCGATGCAAGATCCTGATCGGGGCTCGTCTGGGGGGAGCGGGCAAGCAGAAGCGCCGCCGTGGCGCGTACCGTCCCGTCGCTATCTGCCTCCAGAGACCTTCTGAGCTGTTCTCGGGCCGTTTCTCCTCCCAGGTCGGCTAAAAGGTGCAATGCTTCGGTTCGAGTGGGTGAATCAACCTGGTATCGGGCAGGAACCCGAAGTATGCGATACTCCCGATCCAGCATATCCACCACCAGGGGTACGGCGGACAACCGCAGATCGGCCCTGTCAAAGAGGTCCAGGCTGGAGCGAATCATGGCAAGACCCTGGCGCTGGATGCTCTG
Above is a window of Alkalispirochaeta americana DNA encoding:
- a CDS encoding HD-GYP domain-containing protein, coding for MKKIPVDQIEAGQRFSRPVYIDEDNLFVPEGIPVRERDLARLRKWEITSLYCDGAEISEDPQAALNAFFLRAFTSPRQKAITANYNSLRSTVLEIFGRLRAEEAVEQDEVYRVVNRLLQLLDVHPNDVVQYMLYGMQGEAGEVENALNTAILAALVGRKMQLPRHRLILLVTAAVLHDVGMLRIPQEILSKEGKLTPEERRQIQTHPIYSYKIITREIGFPEEVGIPALQHQERWDGNGYPRRIARDSILLEARIIAVADSFVAMVSNKPYRLSMIGYTAIRNLLSDNGTRFDPDVLKVFIQVLGIYPIGSIVLLSDASVCRVLKNRSSAPLKPLVKVIIDADGREFVDDDGPEIDLGETKSVFIVRAVDANSLAAQHRNR
- the rpsP gene encoding 30S ribosomal protein S16, which gives rise to MSTKIRLKRFGSKKRPFYRIVVMDSRAPRDGRALEEIGVYHPIAADAEAQVRFDEEKVKEWLQKGARPTNTVRKLLNNNNVTVK
- the rimM gene encoding ribosome maturation factor RimM (Essential for efficient processing of 16S rRNA), with protein sequence MTDRQESALAMVAIGAVRRPHGVRGAVKVFSFSGEIAHFEGLSRVELRRKDKVWSANVEKVLLQGGVPLLWFSGVTTPEQARDLAGAEIWVPRDQAAPCGSNEYYITDLVGMTLLSGGDSCGEIIAVVDGLQAPLLEVKRETGTVLIPFMSQYVGDVDTEKRTVELLVPWLMDTE
- a CDS encoding YraN family protein, whose translation is MKSTYQKGQAGEARATAWLEQKGCQILARNFRCRAGEVDIVGEDGATLLFVEVKAWRFFPEDALERVLGPRKQARIVGAARVFLQQNPQFRDRSFRFDVLCVDEGAGTVRHIQGAFEAPCPE
- a CDS encoding KH domain-containing protein, yielding MERDLVEYIAKALVDEPDAVVVNQIEGEKSTILELKVNPDDIGKVIGKHGRIAKSIRTLLSAASTGTGKRVVLEILD
- the rplS gene encoding 50S ribosomal protein L19, with translation MDVIKAVEAAHVKENAENFRIGDTVKVHFRIVEGQTERIQIYEGLVIALNNSGLRRTVTVRKLSYGVGVERIFPLHSPRVQQIEMVRRGRVRRAKLYYIRNRVGKAAKVAELVRRKER
- the ffh gene encoding signal recognition particle protein, translating into MLDRLSDRLNNVVRSVSGKSRITEQNIADAVEEIKVALLEADVNLKVVRRFVSRTVREASGESVLRSVSPGQQFVKVVYDKLVEFLGDERQDLALRGPDVPSVILFAGLQGSGKTTSAAKLALRLKKEGRRPLLVAADLVRPAAVDQLQQLGERIGIPVEAIPGSKDPKAVVKAGLARAKKEQLNVVIIDTAGRMQVDEALMEEIRQVSALAKPDERILVADAMTGQNAVEVARAFHESVDLTGVILSKFDSDTRGGAALSIKTIAGTPIKFIGTGEGVEDLEPFYPERIASRILGMGDVVSLVEKAQETIGADDAERLQKKIRSATFTLEDYLEQFQRVRKMGSVQSLLEMIPGMKGNIDPDQLDMDQMKREEAIILSMTREERHNHRIIGMSRRKRIAAGSGSSVFEVGQLIKRFDKMRAMMKKVSKNKKYQSQLMAQMGHR
- the trmD gene encoding tRNA (guanosine(37)-N1)-methyltransferase TrmD → MADGYGITVLTLFPELVEEYFRTSIVGKAADRGALIPKVINIRDFSQDRHRSCDDAPYGGGAGMVLMAEPLATALDSVDAKARHVVFPTPSGRPFRQRDALRLSRQKEIVLICGRYEGIDQRIVDEYVDEEFTIGDYVLSSGELAAMVVIDAVYRLREGMLRPESVLEDSFQDGLLEHPHYTRPEVFRSRKVPEILLSGHHARIAQWRREQQVIRTARNRPDLLQNLSLTEAEQILTESILEKESHHGCN
- a CDS encoding EscU/YscU/HrcU family type III secretion system export apparatus switch protein; this translates as MDEQVAAAIRYDSSLPAPFVVARGKGELARKMLSMARAAGVPVRSDADLAERLVWLTPGEAIPQELFFPVAEILSFVLRLDPSGAVPDSLDIRGQ